Proteins encoded together in one Colius striatus isolate bColStr4 chromosome 3, bColStr4.1.hap1, whole genome shotgun sequence window:
- the PDPK1 gene encoding 3-phosphoinositide-dependent protein kinase 1 isoform X2 — MVRNQPDSSAPSVISTCGSRQGSNMESTAAESRSSSNSLQQHTGQQPPQPRKKRPDDFKFGKILGEGSFSTVVLARELASSREYAIKILEKRHIIKENKVPYVTRERDVMSRLDHPFFVKLYFTFQDDEKLYFGLSYAKNGELLKYIRKIGSFDETCTRFYTAEIVSALEYLHGKGIIHRDLKPENILLNEDMHIQITDFGTAKVLSADSRQARANSFVGTAQYVSPELLTEKSACKSSDLWALGCIIYQLVAGLPPFRAGNEYLIFQKIIKLEYDFPEKFFPKAKDLVEKLLVLDATNRLGCEEMGGYEPLKAHPFFESIVWENLHLQTPPKLTAYLPAMSEDDEDCYGNYDNLLSQFGCMQVSGSASSHSLSALETSTPQTSGGNIEQYIHDLDNNSFELDLQFSEDEKRLLLAKQAGGNPWHQFVENNLILKMGPVDKRKGLFARRRQLLLTEGPHLYYVDPVNKVLKGEIPWSLELRPEAKNFKTFFVHTPNRTYYLMDPSGNAHKWCKKIHEVWRHRYHQNAAK, encoded by the exons ATGGTGAGGAACCAACCagattccagtgctccatctgTCATTTCCACCTGTGGCAGCAGACAGGGATCTAACATGGAGAGCACTGCAGCTGAATCAAGATCTAGTTCAAACTCCTTGCAGCAACATACAGGACagcagcctccacagcctcGAAAGAAACGACCTGATGACTTCAAATTTGGGAAAATTCTGGGTGAAGGATCTTTTTCAACG GTTGTCTTGGCTCGAGAACTGGCAAGTTCTAGAGAATATGCCA TTAAAATCCTAGAAAAACGTCAtatcataaaagaaaacaaggtgcCATATGTGACACGAGAGAGAGATGTAATGTCCCGCCTGGATCACCCTTTTTTTGTGAAGCTCTACTTCACCTTTCAGGATGATGAAAAGCTAT ATTTTGGGCTTAGCTATGCCAAAAACGGAGAGCTACTGAAGTATATACGCAAAATTGGCTCATTTGATGAGACCTGTACCAGGTTTTATACTGCTGAAATTGTATCAGCCTTGGAGTATTTGCATGGGAAAGGAATAATTCACAG GGACCTTAAGCCAGAGAACATTTTGCTAAATGAGGATATGCACATTCAAATAACTGACTTTGGAACAGCAAAAGTATTATCTGCAGATAGCAGACAAG CACGGGCAAACTCATTTGTAGGGACAGCACAGTATGTTTCTCCAGAACTACTGACGGAGAAATCTGCCTGTAAAAG ctctgaCCTCTGGGCTCTGGGATGTATAATATATCAACTTGTAGCTGGATTGCCTCCATTTAGAGCTGG aaATGAGTATCTTATATTCCAGAAGATAATAAAGTTGGAATATGACTTTCCAGAAAAATTTTTTCCCAAGGCAAAAGACCTTGTGGAAAAGCTATTG GTTCTAGATGCTACCAACAGATTAGGTTGTGAAGAAATGGGAGGATATGAACCTCTTAAGGCACACCCCTTCTTTGAGTCCATTGTGTGGGAGAACCTCCATCTTCAGACGCCCCCGAAACTTACAGCGTATTTACCTGCTATGTCAGAAGATGATGAAGACTGTTATGGAAAT TATGACAATCTACTGAGTCAGTTTGGTTGCATGCAAGTTTCTGGTTCAGCCTCGTCCCATTCACTGTCTGCCCTGGAGACAAGTACACCACAGACGTCAGGAGGAAATATTGAACAGTATATTCATGATCTTGACAACAATTCCTTTGAGCTGGACTTACAGTTTTCTGAAGATGAGAAGAGATTACTTCTGGCAAAACAAGCTGGTGGAAATCCCTG gcatCAGTTTGTAGAAAATAACTTAATCCTAAAAATGGGTCCAGTGGACAAAAGAAAG GGATTGTTTGCACGTCGGCGGCAATTGCTGCTCACAGAAGGGCCGCACCTGTATTATGTGGATCCTGTCAACAAAGTTCTAAAAGGAGAAATTCCCTGGTCTTTAGAGTTGCGTCCAGAAGCCAAGaattttaagacattttttgTTCATACA CCAAACAGGACATATTACCTGATGGACCCGAGTGGGAATGCTCATAAATGGTGCAAAAAGATACATGAAGTTTGGCGGCACAGATACCACCAGAATGCTGCTAAATAG
- the PDPK1 gene encoding 3-phosphoinositide-dependent protein kinase 1 isoform X1 yields MASTSSHLYDAVPIQSSVVLCSCSSPSMVRNQPDSSAPSVISTCGSRQGSNMESTAAESRSSSNSLQQHTGQQPPQPRKKRPDDFKFGKILGEGSFSTVVLARELASSREYAIKILEKRHIIKENKVPYVTRERDVMSRLDHPFFVKLYFTFQDDEKLYFGLSYAKNGELLKYIRKIGSFDETCTRFYTAEIVSALEYLHGKGIIHRDLKPENILLNEDMHIQITDFGTAKVLSADSRQARANSFVGTAQYVSPELLTEKSACKSSDLWALGCIIYQLVAGLPPFRAGNEYLIFQKIIKLEYDFPEKFFPKAKDLVEKLLVLDATNRLGCEEMGGYEPLKAHPFFESIVWENLHLQTPPKLTAYLPAMSEDDEDCYGNYDNLLSQFGCMQVSGSASSHSLSALETSTPQTSGGNIEQYIHDLDNNSFELDLQFSEDEKRLLLAKQAGGNPWHQFVENNLILKMGPVDKRKGLFARRRQLLLTEGPHLYYVDPVNKVLKGEIPWSLELRPEAKNFKTFFVHTPNRTYYLMDPSGNAHKWCKKIHEVWRHRYHQNAAK; encoded by the exons AtggccagcaccagcagccaccTG tatGATGCTGTTCCAATTCAGTCCAGTGTGGTGTTATGCTCCTGTTCATCCCCATCAATGGTGAGGAACCAACCagattccagtgctccatctgTCATTTCCACCTGTGGCAGCAGACAGGGATCTAACATGGAGAGCACTGCAGCTGAATCAAGATCTAGTTCAAACTCCTTGCAGCAACATACAGGACagcagcctccacagcctcGAAAGAAACGACCTGATGACTTCAAATTTGGGAAAATTCTGGGTGAAGGATCTTTTTCAACG GTTGTCTTGGCTCGAGAACTGGCAAGTTCTAGAGAATATGCCA TTAAAATCCTAGAAAAACGTCAtatcataaaagaaaacaaggtgcCATATGTGACACGAGAGAGAGATGTAATGTCCCGCCTGGATCACCCTTTTTTTGTGAAGCTCTACTTCACCTTTCAGGATGATGAAAAGCTAT ATTTTGGGCTTAGCTATGCCAAAAACGGAGAGCTACTGAAGTATATACGCAAAATTGGCTCATTTGATGAGACCTGTACCAGGTTTTATACTGCTGAAATTGTATCAGCCTTGGAGTATTTGCATGGGAAAGGAATAATTCACAG GGACCTTAAGCCAGAGAACATTTTGCTAAATGAGGATATGCACATTCAAATAACTGACTTTGGAACAGCAAAAGTATTATCTGCAGATAGCAGACAAG CACGGGCAAACTCATTTGTAGGGACAGCACAGTATGTTTCTCCAGAACTACTGACGGAGAAATCTGCCTGTAAAAG ctctgaCCTCTGGGCTCTGGGATGTATAATATATCAACTTGTAGCTGGATTGCCTCCATTTAGAGCTGG aaATGAGTATCTTATATTCCAGAAGATAATAAAGTTGGAATATGACTTTCCAGAAAAATTTTTTCCCAAGGCAAAAGACCTTGTGGAAAAGCTATTG GTTCTAGATGCTACCAACAGATTAGGTTGTGAAGAAATGGGAGGATATGAACCTCTTAAGGCACACCCCTTCTTTGAGTCCATTGTGTGGGAGAACCTCCATCTTCAGACGCCCCCGAAACTTACAGCGTATTTACCTGCTATGTCAGAAGATGATGAAGACTGTTATGGAAAT TATGACAATCTACTGAGTCAGTTTGGTTGCATGCAAGTTTCTGGTTCAGCCTCGTCCCATTCACTGTCTGCCCTGGAGACAAGTACACCACAGACGTCAGGAGGAAATATTGAACAGTATATTCATGATCTTGACAACAATTCCTTTGAGCTGGACTTACAGTTTTCTGAAGATGAGAAGAGATTACTTCTGGCAAAACAAGCTGGTGGAAATCCCTG gcatCAGTTTGTAGAAAATAACTTAATCCTAAAAATGGGTCCAGTGGACAAAAGAAAG GGATTGTTTGCACGTCGGCGGCAATTGCTGCTCACAGAAGGGCCGCACCTGTATTATGTGGATCCTGTCAACAAAGTTCTAAAAGGAGAAATTCCCTGGTCTTTAGAGTTGCGTCCAGAAGCCAAGaattttaagacattttttgTTCATACA CCAAACAGGACATATTACCTGATGGACCCGAGTGGGAATGCTCATAAATGGTGCAAAAAGATACATGAAGTTTGGCGGCACAGATACCACCAGAATGCTGCTAAATAG